A section of the Leptospira kobayashii genome encodes:
- a CDS encoding single-stranded DNA-binding protein, which produces MKNLSYIILDGNLTQDPELKRTNNGKNVTNFTVAVNHSNHFGEEKDADDVSFFEVEAWEKLGDNCSEYLKKGSKVTVMGNLKQNRWKTNEGENRSKVKVVASTVRFDSQKKREAKAA; this is translated from the coding sequence ATTAAAAATCTATCATATATCATTCTGGATGGGAATTTAACCCAGGACCCGGAATTGAAACGGACAAACAATGGAAAAAATGTTACGAATTTCACAGTTGCAGTGAATCATTCCAACCATTTTGGAGAAGAAAAAGATGCAGATGATGTATCTTTTTTTGAAGTAGAGGCGTGGGAAAAACTGGGAGACAATTGTTCCGAATATCTAAAGAAAGGGAGCAAGGTCACCGTTATGGGAAATCTGAAACAGAACCGTTGGAAAACAAACGAAGGTGAGAACAGGTCCAAAGTAAAAGTGGTGGCATCCACCGTGCGGTTTGACAGTCAGAAAAAAAGAGAGGCGAAAGCTGCCTAA
- a CDS encoding DUF3332 family protein produces MKRLLVILSILMFSFGSFANCFGKFGVLKTMYGFHAGINVGSGFVAKLIRTILMYIPFIWVYGFATFLDLVLFNLIEFWTDSNPIAAAEYDFEGKLVKEFRENGESLRLTYTKWGKEMMIEAEGNKGKVTFFAFADKPGKLFQKENGTFVERTEAEGPALPPGYAL; encoded by the coding sequence ATGAAACGACTGCTCGTAATTTTAAGCATTTTAATGTTCTCTTTCGGATCTTTCGCAAATTGTTTCGGTAAATTCGGTGTTCTGAAAACCATGTACGGCTTCCACGCGGGAATCAACGTTGGTTCCGGATTTGTTGCAAAACTGATCCGAACGATTTTAATGTACATCCCTTTCATCTGGGTCTACGGATTTGCCACTTTCCTTGACTTGGTTCTTTTCAATTTGATTGAATTCTGGACCGATAGCAACCCTATCGCTGCCGCAGAGTATGATTTCGAAGGAAAGTTAGTAAAAGAATTCCGTGAGAACGGAGAATCCTTACGTTTGACTTATACGAAATGGGGAAAGGAAATGATGATCGAAGCGGAAGGAAACAAAGGAAAAGTAACCTTCTTTGCTTTTGCTGACAAACCGGGCAAACTTTTCCAAAAAGAAAACGGAACTTTTGTAGAGAGAACGGAAGCAGAAGGCCCTGCCCTTCCTCCAGGATACGCACTTTAA
- a CDS encoding MBOAT family O-acyltransferase — MIFSDFEYFIFFLFVFLTVWYLFPAVFKDPSKETRILHIFLLIASYFFYMSWDYRFGALILLSTFIDYFVGWKLGKTENRKLRLFYLYFSLITNLVFILGFFKYYNFLANSTNSIWIPLFGKEALPILNIILPAGISFFTFQSLSYTIDVYRKEIRPELDFIKFSLFVSFFPQLVAGPIVTAKTFIPQLYEEKKFSDIPFRIAIRFFILGYFKKAVLSDQIAPTIEAIFGNPAGHHTSALWIGAVLGGVQVYLDFSGYSDMAIGSALLLGYKLPINFNLPFIATSVSGFWRRWHMTLNAWLRDYVYFTMGGSRVSAARRKFNLWFTMFVSGVWHGANWTYVFWGSLNGVFYVIEEFYHDFFPVKKDVKAEPKKGPSFKLKISKWIQPLQWILQNSLTNIAFFVGAVFFRSLTWDASWIHIKGLFFFQEGTIRPYMWKDFAWIVALLAAGHAIGYWIFEKGKGKNIPGTLEFCFYPVIVLILCLATPENSVPFIYFQF; from the coding sequence TTGATCTTCTCTGACTTCGAATATTTTATTTTTTTTCTATTTGTATTTTTGACAGTCTGGTATCTTTTTCCGGCTGTTTTCAAAGATCCTTCGAAAGAAACCCGCATCTTACATATATTTTTACTCATCGCCAGTTATTTTTTCTATATGTCCTGGGATTACCGATTCGGTGCATTGATTTTACTTTCCACCTTTATCGATTATTTCGTGGGATGGAAATTGGGGAAAACGGAAAATAGAAAACTCAGACTTTTCTATTTATATTTCAGTCTCATCACCAATCTTGTTTTCATTTTAGGATTTTTTAAGTATTACAACTTTCTTGCAAACTCCACCAATTCGATTTGGATTCCTCTTTTCGGAAAAGAAGCTCTGCCTATTTTAAATATCATCCTTCCTGCTGGGATTTCCTTTTTCACATTTCAATCTTTGAGTTATACGATTGATGTATATAGAAAAGAAATCAGGCCTGAGTTGGATTTTATCAAGTTTTCCCTATTCGTAAGTTTTTTTCCTCAATTGGTGGCGGGTCCCATTGTCACTGCAAAAACATTTATCCCCCAGCTTTACGAAGAGAAAAAATTTTCAGACATTCCCTTTCGGATTGCGATCCGTTTTTTTATATTAGGTTATTTTAAAAAAGCTGTTTTGTCGGATCAGATCGCACCGACGATCGAGGCGATTTTCGGAAATCCTGCGGGCCACCATACATCTGCTTTGTGGATCGGTGCCGTGCTCGGAGGAGTTCAGGTGTATCTGGACTTCAGCGGTTATTCCGATATGGCGATCGGGAGTGCTTTGTTACTCGGCTATAAACTCCCAATCAATTTCAATCTGCCTTTCATCGCAACCTCCGTCTCGGGATTTTGGAGACGTTGGCATATGACATTGAACGCTTGGCTTCGGGATTATGTTTATTTTACGATGGGCGGAAGCAGAGTCAGTGCCGCGAGAAGGAAGTTCAATCTTTGGTTCACCATGTTTGTCAGCGGGGTCTGGCATGGAGCGAATTGGACCTATGTTTTCTGGGGATCTCTGAACGGGGTTTTTTACGTCATAGAAGAATTTTATCATGATTTTTTCCCGGTGAAAAAAGATGTGAAAGCGGAGCCGAAAAAAGGTCCTTCTTTCAAATTAAAAATTTCAAAATGGATTCAACCTCTCCAATGGATTTTACAAAATAGTTTAACAAACATTGCATTTTTTGTAGGGGCGGTGTTTTTTCGATCCTTGACTTGGGATGCTTCCTGGATTCATATTAAGGGATTATTTTTCTTCCAAGAGGGGACAATTCGTCCTTATATGTGGAAAGATTTTGCTTGGATCGTTGCCTTACTGGCAGCGGGTCACGCGATCGGGTATTGGATTTTTGAAAAAGGAAAGGGGAAGAATATTCCAGGGACTTTGGAATTCTGCTTTTATCCCGTCATTGTGCTGATTCTTTGCCTGGCCACTCCGGAAAATTCAGTTCCTTTTATATACTTCCAGTTTTAG
- a CDS encoding PilZ domain-containing protein, with protein sequence MGSESERRLPRISPREFRDFEVQLDLEGITLTGKLGNISEEGLCYLGEDDMLSDELDNVVIGTILWSLGNKRMFFEGRIVWTQTAVIRGVQYFLAGIQFSEKLNLTDSMLARSLEI encoded by the coding sequence ATGGGTAGCGAAAGCGAGCGCAGACTTCCAAGGATCTCTCCGAGAGAATTTCGTGATTTCGAAGTTCAATTGGATTTAGAAGGGATCACTCTTACCGGAAAATTAGGCAATATTTCCGAGGAAGGTCTCTGTTATCTGGGGGAAGACGATATGCTTTCCGACGAACTGGATAACGTCGTAATCGGGACCATTCTCTGGTCTTTGGGCAACAAACGTATGTTTTTTGAAGGCAGAATCGTTTGGACCCAAACAGCTGTCATTCGGGGAGTTCAATACTTCCTGGCAGGGATACAATTTTCCGAAAAATTAAATCTAACGGATTCAATGCTTGCCCGTAGTTTGGAAATTTAG
- a CDS encoding nucleoside-diphosphate sugar epimerase, giving the protein MSGYKILLLGGTGLVGSEVLKVLPLFKKIEKVFVWARIESPAHSDSPIEIQTVTWDSFSSGKVQIPEGIDAVVCCLGTTIAKAGSQEKFREVDYEYPLLAGRKAKEAGVPAFLIVTAMGANSGSFVFYNRVKGDIENALIDLKFPYLGIFRPSLLVGDRKETRIGEKLGEAIATIIPFSLVGMRKYKPIYAQFVAISLLKSLTAGLEKTKETTTPQLEIIESDQMLDLGKGL; this is encoded by the coding sequence ATGAGCGGATACAAAATACTATTGTTAGGTGGCACGGGTCTTGTAGGCTCGGAAGTGCTGAAAGTTCTTCCTCTTTTTAAAAAGATAGAAAAAGTTTTTGTTTGGGCGAGGATCGAAAGTCCGGCTCATTCTGATTCTCCGATTGAAATTCAAACGGTTACCTGGGATTCGTTTTCTTCCGGAAAAGTTCAAATACCGGAAGGAATCGATGCGGTTGTATGTTGTCTCGGCACCACAATTGCCAAAGCGGGATCTCAGGAAAAATTCAGAGAAGTGGATTATGAATATCCTCTACTTGCCGGACGTAAGGCAAAGGAAGCGGGTGTTCCCGCATTCCTGATCGTAACCGCGATGGGGGCTAACTCCGGTTCGTTTGTGTTTTATAATCGGGTCAAAGGCGATATTGAAAACGCTCTGATCGATTTGAAATTTCCTTATTTGGGGATTTTTCGACCTTCGCTTCTTGTGGGAGACCGGAAAGAGACAAGAATCGGGGAAAAACTGGGAGAGGCGATTGCTACGATCATACCTTTTTCTCTTGTGGGAATGCGTAAATACAAGCCGATTTACGCCCAGTTTGTAGCTATTTCCTTATTGAAAAGTCTTACCGCGGGTCTTGAGAAAACGAAAGAAACAACCACCCCCCAACTGGAAATTATAGAATCGGATCAAATGTTGGATTTGGGAAAAGGATTATAA
- a CDS encoding lysophospholipid acyltransferase family protein has product MASASPGKPYNKTKYIILSFVVHFIVRFWYLFVRNRELLIPPASQKFIDSGKGFIIAVFHETTLSLYRHATGYLQKKKKASMFALVSQSKDGEIIHQTFARSNLRSVRGSSTRGGTGAFRAILKEMKSGGVPIFTVDGPKGPRHEVKPGVIATASLTGVPILFLDSQYDRAWRFNSWDRHFFPKFGANLYISYGEPFFVPKALDEAGMEEWSKKLEEKMKEKRKELEEYMREKHPNNSIDSAL; this is encoded by the coding sequence ATGGCAAGTGCATCTCCGGGGAAACCGTATAACAAAACGAAATATATTATTTTGAGTTTTGTGGTTCATTTCATAGTACGTTTTTGGTATTTATTCGTTAGAAACAGAGAATTGCTCATCCCTCCCGCCTCACAGAAGTTTATCGACTCCGGAAAAGGATTCATCATTGCTGTTTTTCATGAGACTACTCTTTCTCTCTACAGACATGCCACAGGGTATTTGCAGAAAAAGAAAAAAGCTTCCATGTTTGCACTTGTATCCCAATCCAAAGACGGGGAAATCATTCACCAAACATTTGCTCGCTCCAATTTAAGAAGCGTTCGAGGCAGTTCCACCAGAGGAGGAACCGGAGCTTTTCGCGCCATTCTCAAGGAAATGAAATCGGGAGGAGTTCCTATTTTTACGGTCGATGGACCCAAAGGACCCAGACATGAAGTGAAGCCGGGTGTAATTGCGACCGCTTCCCTGACGGGGGTGCCTATTTTGTTTTTGGATTCGCAATACGATCGTGCCTGGAGATTTAATAGTTGGGATCGGCATTTTTTCCCTAAGTTCGGGGCTAATTTATACATCTCTTACGGGGAGCCGTTTTTCGTCCCTAAGGCTTTGGATGAAGCGGGAATGGAAGAATGGTCTAAAAAATTAGAGGAAAAGATGAAAGAAAAGCGCAAAGAACTGGAAGAATATATGCGGGAAAAACACCCGAACAATTCTATTGACAGTGCACTATAA
- the metK gene encoding methionine adenosyltransferase, producing the protein MSSLQNFIFTSESVSEGHPDKVCDQISDAILDAFLAQDPKSRVACETLVTTNLVVIAGEITSKGKVDTSEVARDVIRKIGYNDINLYFDADYAVVSSHVHSQSPDIAQGVNEGEGLYTEQGAGDQGLMFGFAIDDTPEFMPAPIYYSHKLLENLSELRHSGKIGWLRPDAKSQVTIQYVDGKPSKVDTVVISTQHAPGLTQKQIEEAVIEECIKKVIPANLLGNPRYFINPTGKFEIGGPHGDTGLTGRKIIVDTYGGMGRHGGGAFSGKDPSKVDRSAAYIGRYIAKNVVAAGLARKCEVQLAYAIGVAEPVSVLVDTFGTGTISDEEISKRVKANFKLTPKGIVDTLDLLGKGRKYQETAAYGHFGRTGSTFTWEKTDKAEALKKG; encoded by the coding sequence ATGTCCTCTCTACAAAATTTCATTTTTACGTCCGAGTCGGTATCCGAGGGACACCCAGACAAAGTCTGTGATCAAATTTCCGATGCTATTTTAGATGCATTTCTTGCACAGGATCCAAAATCCAGAGTTGCTTGTGAAACTTTAGTAACTACCAATCTTGTAGTGATCGCCGGTGAAATCACCAGTAAGGGAAAAGTAGACACTTCCGAGGTCGCTCGTGATGTGATCCGCAAAATCGGATACAACGATATCAATTTATACTTTGACGCGGATTATGCGGTAGTTTCCTCCCATGTTCATAGCCAATCTCCCGACATCGCACAAGGCGTGAACGAAGGTGAAGGTTTGTATACGGAACAAGGTGCGGGAGACCAAGGTTTGATGTTCGGTTTTGCAATCGACGATACGCCTGAGTTTATGCCTGCTCCGATTTATTATTCACATAAACTTTTGGAAAATTTATCCGAACTCAGACATTCCGGGAAAATAGGATGGCTTCGTCCGGATGCTAAATCCCAAGTCACCATCCAATACGTGGATGGAAAACCTTCGAAAGTTGACACAGTCGTGATTTCCACACAACATGCACCGGGTCTCACTCAAAAACAAATCGAAGAAGCAGTGATTGAAGAATGTATCAAAAAAGTGATTCCTGCAAACTTGCTGGGAAATCCCCGTTATTTTATCAACCCTACAGGTAAGTTCGAAATCGGCGGGCCTCATGGTGACACGGGACTTACGGGAAGAAAAATCATAGTAGATACTTACGGTGGAATGGGTCGCCACGGTGGCGGCGCTTTCTCCGGAAAAGATCCTTCGAAAGTGGACCGTTCTGCGGCATATATCGGCCGTTATATTGCGAAAAACGTAGTGGCAGCCGGACTTGCACGCAAATGTGAAGTACAACTTGCTTACGCGATCGGTGTTGCCGAGCCTGTATCCGTACTAGTAGATACTTTCGGAACGGGAACAATCTCTGATGAAGAAATTTCAAAAAGAGTAAAAGCAAATTTCAAACTCACTCCAAAAGGAATCGTGGATACCTTAGATCTACTCGGTAAAGGTAGAAAGTACCAAGAGACCGCAGCATACGGTCACTTCGGTAGAACGGGTTCTACATTCACTTGGGAAAAAACCGACAAAGCGGAAGCTCTTAAAAAAGGATAA
- a CDS encoding transketolase family protein, giving the protein MGAPSQSTSDKKATRDAYGEALVELGGSRPDIVVLEADLSGSTKTADFKKHFPERFFNVGVAEQNLVGHAAGFALAGYTPFASSFAMFLSGRAWEIVRNSVVYPKLNVKLVASHGGITVGEDGASHQCIEDFGTMRVIPEMTVICPSDFNETKQVIHAIAAYQGPVYVRVGRPAIPVIQRDNYQFQIGKAEVLSEGKDVCIIACGIMVSEAMIAVEALKAKGISASLLNMATIKPLDKDAILAKAKECGAIVTAEEHNVIGGLGSAVSEFLSEEFPVPIVKVGMKDSFGKSGTWGGLMDYFGLRSKDIVSHVELAISKKLK; this is encoded by the coding sequence ATGGGTGCACCTAGCCAATCAACTTCAGATAAAAAAGCAACTCGTGACGCTTACGGCGAAGCATTGGTTGAGTTAGGTGGTAGCCGCCCTGATATCGTCGTTTTGGAAGCTGACTTATCAGGTTCAACGAAAACTGCTGATTTTAAAAAACATTTTCCCGAAAGATTTTTCAATGTGGGAGTTGCGGAACAAAATCTGGTAGGTCATGCCGCCGGATTTGCTCTCGCAGGTTACACTCCGTTCGCTTCTTCTTTCGCCATGTTTTTGTCCGGAAGGGCTTGGGAAATCGTTCGCAATAGTGTCGTTTATCCAAAGTTAAACGTAAAGCTTGTTGCTTCTCATGGTGGAATCACTGTCGGGGAAGACGGAGCTTCTCACCAATGCATTGAAGATTTCGGAACAATGCGAGTTATCCCTGAGATGACGGTGATTTGTCCTTCCGATTTCAATGAAACCAAACAAGTGATTCATGCCATTGCTGCTTACCAAGGCCCTGTTTACGTAAGAGTGGGTCGTCCTGCAATTCCAGTCATTCAAAGAGATAATTACCAATTTCAAATCGGCAAAGCTGAAGTTCTTTCCGAAGGAAAGGATGTTTGTATCATTGCTTGCGGAATCATGGTTTCGGAAGCAATGATCGCCGTGGAAGCTTTGAAAGCGAAAGGCATTTCCGCAAGTTTGCTCAATATGGCGACCATCAAACCTTTGGACAAAGATGCCATCCTTGCGAAAGCAAAAGAATGCGGTGCGATCGTAACCGCAGAAGAACATAATGTAATAGGCGGGCTTGGTTCTGCCGTTTCCGAGTTTCTCTCCGAAGAATTTCCCGTTCCTATCGTAAAGGTGGGTATGAAAGATAGCTTTGGAAAATCCGGTACTTGGGGTGGGCTAATGGATTATTTCGGACTTAGATCCAAAGATATCGTTTCTCACGTAGAGCTAGCAATCTCTAAAAAATTAAAATAA
- a CDS encoding ATP-dependent Clp protease adaptor ClpS: MIFANAQPGVLEETEILVKRGFSGPWKVVLWDDDHHTYDYVIEMLMDVCQMPWEKAFQHAIEVDTKKKTVVFSGELEHAEFVQERIIGYGPDPRMVSSKGSMTATLEN, encoded by the coding sequence GTGATATTTGCGAATGCCCAGCCCGGTGTTTTAGAAGAAACCGAAATCCTCGTTAAACGGGGGTTCAGCGGTCCCTGGAAAGTCGTACTTTGGGACGATGACCATCATACTTACGATTATGTGATCGAAATGCTGATGGATGTCTGCCAAATGCCTTGGGAAAAAGCCTTCCAACATGCCATAGAAGTGGATACTAAAAAGAAAACAGTCGTTTTTTCCGGGGAACTGGAACATGCCGAATTTGTTCAGGAAAGAATCATAGGTTACGGACCGGACCCTCGTATGGTAAGTTCCAAAGGATCTATGACTGCCACTCTGGAAAATTAA
- a CDS encoding carbohydrate-binding module 48 encodes MKKSFFYLIPSLLLFFSLGLWGQDALDWVGSFSSNELEMQDDIESQDTVYYLWQLESLKKNISPRYIRYLDVESYLETTNLLKRGILFSYNGLREESVEVCGNFSNWDCLPMKRNKYGIYYLVVDANLQTPDYEDETVYEYKYRVNGLLTFDPENQDKAEDGSGSFISRYILERKDTNRQSSSFVLEDSNSEERDLRTVRFQIYLPQAEVVSLVGNFNDWNPENDFLKKDRNGLFVLEKKLLPGEYHYQFIVDGDIQVDTYNSVTNVKIDTNEQVSTLVVPERDFPLERKD; translated from the coding sequence ATGAAAAAATCATTTTTCTACCTTATCCCTTCTCTGCTTTTGTTTTTCTCCCTAGGACTTTGGGGACAAGATGCACTGGATTGGGTCGGTAGTTTTTCCTCAAACGAACTGGAAATGCAGGATGATATAGAAAGTCAGGATACCGTCTATTATCTCTGGCAATTGGAAAGTCTAAAGAAAAATATCTCACCCCGTTATATCCGTTACCTGGATGTGGAATCCTATCTGGAAACAACCAACTTACTCAAACGCGGAATTTTATTTTCTTATAACGGCCTCAGAGAAGAATCCGTAGAAGTCTGCGGTAATTTTTCCAATTGGGACTGTTTACCAATGAAGCGGAATAAATACGGAATCTATTATTTGGTGGTGGATGCGAATTTGCAAACACCCGACTATGAAGATGAAACGGTTTATGAATACAAATATAGGGTAAACGGGTTACTCACTTTTGATCCCGAGAACCAAGACAAAGCGGAAGACGGATCGGGTTCTTTTATCTCACGTTATATCCTGGAAAGAAAAGATACAAATAGACAATCCTCGTCTTTCGTATTGGAAGACTCCAATTCCGAAGAAAGAGATTTAAGGACCGTTAGGTTCCAAATTTATTTACCGCAAGCGGAAGTGGTAAGTCTTGTAGGAAACTTCAACGACTGGAATCCGGAAAATGATTTCCTAAAAAAAGACAGAAACGGGCTCTTCGTCCTGGAGAAAAAATTGCTCCCGGGTGAGTATCATTACCAATTCATCGTGGATGGAGATATACAAGTGGATACTTATAACTCAGTAACAAATGTTAAAATAGATACAAACGAACAAGTATCCACATTGGTGGTTCCGGAAAGGGATTTTCCTTTAGAGAGAAAGGATTAA